A portion of the Corynebacterium occultum genome contains these proteins:
- a CDS encoding TIGR01777 family oxidoreductase — protein sequence MAPTKIIISGSSGLIGSALVRSLRADGIEAIRLVRRQPREADEVFWDPGRRELDPGLLAGADAVVNLNGASIGKLPWTRSYREALRTSRLLPTRTLAEAIRQLGGDAPMFLSGSATGFYGHRPGETLTEESTPGDSFLAQLCVDWEAAALQAGPQARVALLRTASLLHPEAVLKPLILLTRFGVSGPLGGGRQIWPWFSLEDEVRAIRHIIDEGIVGPVNLSGPTPASANEIGKDLARRMRRPFLLPAPKWALRLGIGRSAADALLLSDARVQPEVLRNSGFQFAHDTAQSAIADVLPTSGR from the coding sequence ATGGCCCCCACCAAGATCATCATTTCCGGTTCTTCCGGACTGATCGGATCCGCGCTCGTACGTTCCCTACGGGCTGATGGCATTGAGGCCATCAGGCTGGTTCGTCGGCAGCCCCGCGAAGCCGATGAAGTGTTCTGGGATCCCGGCCGCCGGGAACTCGACCCAGGTCTCCTGGCAGGTGCTGACGCGGTGGTCAATCTCAATGGGGCCAGCATCGGGAAGCTTCCCTGGACCCGTAGCTACCGGGAGGCGCTTCGGACATCGCGTCTGCTGCCGACCCGCACTCTTGCCGAAGCCATCCGCCAGCTGGGTGGGGATGCCCCGATGTTCCTCTCCGGTTCCGCAACCGGATTCTACGGGCATCGCCCCGGGGAAACCCTGACCGAAGAGAGCACCCCGGGGGATTCCTTCCTGGCCCAGCTCTGTGTGGACTGGGAGGCGGCGGCGCTGCAGGCTGGTCCGCAGGCCCGGGTGGCGCTGCTGCGCACCGCATCCCTGCTGCACCCCGAGGCGGTGCTCAAACCGCTGATCCTGCTCACCAGGTTCGGAGTGAGTGGTCCCCTCGGTGGGGGCAGGCAGATCTGGCCCTGGTTCTCCCTGGAGGATGAGGTCCGGGCGATCCGGCACATCATCGATGAGGGCATCGTCGGCCCCGTCAATCTCAGCGGTCCGACTCCGGCAAGTGCCAATGAGATCGGCAAAGACCTCGCGCGGCGGATGCGGCGTCCCTTCCTGCTTCCGGCCCCCAAGTGGGCACTGCGTCTCGGGATTGGACGTTCGGCCGCCGATGCGCTGCTGCTCTCTGATGCGAGGGTGCAGCCGGAGGTGCTGCGAAACTCCGGTTTCCAATTCGCCCATGACACCGCCCAATCCGCCATCGCGGATGTACTACCCACTTCTGGCAGGTAG
- a CDS encoding universal stress protein: protein MKKYHTIAVGTDGSESAMEAVKTAASLAGLYQAELVVICAHYSNTGSLLGARQSDISSIAVISEDDAQEHLAAAREVAQAEGAKAISLHLAEGSPADVLVRTLAEVGADLVVVGNKGVNTLSGRVFGSIPTEVSRKAHIDVMLVNTSGGR from the coding sequence GTGAAGAAGTACCACACCATTGCCGTGGGAACTGATGGTTCCGAATCCGCCATGGAGGCCGTGAAAACCGCGGCCAGCCTGGCTGGCCTCTACCAGGCCGAACTGGTGGTCATCTGCGCCCACTACAGCAACACCGGCTCCTTGTTGGGTGCCCGCCAATCGGATATCAGCTCCATCGCTGTGATCAGCGAAGATGATGCTCAGGAGCATTTAGCCGCAGCTCGAGAGGTGGCGCAGGCCGAAGGTGCGAAGGCGATTTCCCTCCATTTGGCGGAGGGTTCCCCGGCGGATGTACTGGTCCGCACCCTGGCAGAGGTGGGCGCGGATCTGGTGGTCGTGGGAAATAAGGGTGTGAACACCCTGAGCGGACGTGTCTTCGGCAGCATTCCCACCGAAGTGTCCCGTAAGGCACACATCGACGTGATGCTGGTCAACACTTCAGGGGGGCGTTAA
- a CDS encoding MBL fold metallo-hydrolase, translating to MSNELSLHRVSVSEMDNNCYLLAAGEEGLLIDAADNAPALLKLAEEAGVKITAVLTTHRHADHTRALKEVLEATGATHYGSFLDAPALPVAPDVELQEGDVLPFAGHEFPVSILRGHTPGGAAITAEIKGTTHLFVGDSLFPGGLGKTSSEGDFVRLFNDVKTHLFEPHPDDAVVHPGHGKDTTLGAERPHLDEWYARRW from the coding sequence ATGAGCAATGAACTCTCCCTGCACCGTGTCTCCGTGTCCGAGATGGACAATAACTGCTACCTCCTCGCCGCCGGCGAAGAAGGACTGCTTATCGACGCCGCGGACAACGCCCCCGCGCTCCTCAAACTCGCCGAGGAGGCCGGGGTCAAGATCACCGCGGTGCTGACCACCCACCGTCACGCTGACCACACCCGGGCCCTGAAGGAGGTGCTCGAGGCCACCGGCGCCACCCACTACGGCTCTTTCCTGGATGCCCCCGCCCTGCCTGTCGCCCCGGATGTGGAGCTGCAGGAAGGCGATGTACTGCCGTTTGCCGGCCATGAATTCCCGGTGAGCATCCTGCGGGGCCACACCCCGGGCGGTGCAGCCATCACCGCCGAGATCAAGGGCACCACCCATCTCTTCGTCGGTGACAGTCTCTTCCCCGGTGGCCTGGGTAAAACCTCCAGCGAAGGTGACTTCGTTCGTCTCTTCAATGATGTCAAGACCCATCTCTTCGAGCCCCACCCCGATGATGCGGTGGTCCACCCCGGCCACGGCAAGGACACCACGCTAGGTGCGGAACGTCCGCACCTGGACGAGTGGTACGCCCGACGCTGGTAA
- the uvrA gene encoding excinuclease ABC subunit UvrA: MAERLIVRGAREHNLKNVDVDLPRDAMVVFTGLSGSGKSSLAFDTIFAEGQRRYVESLSSYARLFLGQMDKPDVDLIEGLSPAVAIDQKSTNRNPRSTVGTITEVYDYLRLLFSRAGSAHCPVCDAKVERQTPQQIVDQVLALEPGLKFQVLAPVVRTRKGEFVDLFADLASQGYSRVRVDGQVHQLSDPPKLEKQIKHDIDVVVDRLQVKESQKQRLTESVETALGIADGVVVLEFIDLAEDDPQRVRRFSEKISCPNGHALALDELEPRAFSFNSPYGACPDCDGLGTRTEVDIELIIPDPDAPVTDSVQPWNSSPNHSYFAKLIEGLAKAMDFEPDTPYSSLSAAQKKALVYGTKKEVSVRYKNRYGRVRSWTAPFEGVMGWISRKLEEAESEKAKERFLAYTREIACPTCEGTRLKPEILAVRLASTSEGELSIAGLTALSIERAAHFLDTLDLGKREKIIAGAVLKEIQARLRFLNDVGLSYLTLNRAAGTLSGGEAQRIRLATQIGSGLAGVLYVLDEPSIGLHQRDNQRLIATLKKLRDLGNTLVVVEHDEDTIKSADWLVDIGPRAGEYGGEVVYQGEPKGILTAENSLTGAYLSGRRTLGVPENRREIDPERVLKVVGARENNLRDIDVTLPLGVLTCVTGVSGSGKSTLINQILAKQLANTLNRARQVPGRAKRVEGLDHLDKLVQVDQSPIGRTPRSNPATYTGVFDKIRNLFAETSEAKVRGYKAGRFSFNIKGGRCEACRGDGTIKIEMNFLPDVYVPCEVCNGARYNRETLEVRYKGKSIAEVLDMPISEAAGFFEPISSIHRYLATLVDVGLGYVRLGQAATTLSGGEAQRVKLAAELQKRSNGRTIYILDEPTTGLHFEDIRKLMLVIQGLVDKGNSVLVIEHNLDVIKSADWVVDMGPEGGSGGGTVVAEGTPEQVAEVEGSYTGSFLKEMLAR, translated from the coding sequence GTGGCTGAGCGTCTCATCGTGCGAGGAGCACGTGAACACAACCTGAAGAATGTCGATGTCGACCTTCCCCGTGACGCCATGGTGGTGTTCACCGGGCTCTCGGGTTCCGGTAAATCCTCGCTTGCCTTCGACACGATCTTCGCTGAGGGGCAGCGCCGTTATGTGGAGTCCCTGTCCAGTTACGCCCGTCTCTTCCTGGGGCAGATGGACAAACCCGATGTGGACCTCATCGAGGGTCTTTCCCCGGCGGTGGCGATCGACCAGAAGTCGACCAACCGCAACCCGCGTTCCACGGTGGGCACCATCACCGAGGTCTATGACTACCTGCGGCTGCTCTTCTCCCGCGCCGGTAGCGCGCACTGTCCGGTCTGTGATGCCAAGGTGGAACGCCAGACCCCGCAGCAGATCGTCGACCAGGTCCTGGCCCTGGAGCCGGGCCTGAAGTTCCAGGTCCTGGCGCCGGTGGTGCGTACCCGCAAGGGTGAGTTCGTCGACCTCTTCGCCGACCTGGCGTCCCAGGGTTACTCTCGTGTCCGGGTGGACGGACAGGTGCACCAGCTTTCTGATCCGCCGAAGCTGGAGAAGCAGATCAAGCACGATATCGACGTGGTGGTCGACCGTCTCCAGGTCAAGGAATCCCAGAAGCAGCGCCTCACCGAATCGGTGGAAACCGCCCTCGGCATCGCCGATGGTGTGGTGGTGCTTGAATTCATCGACCTGGCTGAGGATGATCCGCAGCGGGTCCGTCGTTTCTCGGAGAAGATCTCCTGCCCCAACGGCCATGCCCTGGCCCTGGATGAGCTGGAACCGCGGGCCTTCTCCTTCAACTCGCCTTACGGCGCCTGCCCGGACTGTGATGGCCTGGGCACCCGCACCGAGGTCGACATCGAATTGATCATCCCGGACCCGGATGCCCCGGTCACCGACTCGGTGCAGCCTTGGAACTCCAGTCCCAACCACAGCTACTTCGCCAAGCTGATCGAGGGTCTGGCCAAGGCCATGGACTTCGAGCCGGACACCCCCTACTCCTCCCTGAGTGCCGCCCAGAAAAAGGCGCTGGTTTATGGCACCAAGAAGGAGGTCAGTGTCCGCTACAAGAACCGCTATGGCCGGGTCCGCAGCTGGACCGCCCCCTTCGAGGGTGTGATGGGCTGGATCAGCCGCAAGCTGGAGGAGGCGGAATCCGAGAAGGCCAAGGAACGTTTCCTGGCCTACACCCGTGAGATCGCCTGCCCCACCTGTGAGGGCACCCGCCTCAAGCCGGAGATCCTGGCGGTACGCCTGGCGTCGACCTCCGAGGGTGAGCTCTCCATCGCCGGGCTGACCGCACTGTCCATCGAACGCGCCGCCCATTTCCTGGACACCCTGGATCTGGGGAAGCGGGAGAAGATCATCGCCGGTGCCGTGCTCAAGGAGATCCAGGCCCGCCTGCGCTTCCTCAACGATGTGGGCCTGTCCTACCTCACCCTCAACCGGGCGGCCGGCACGCTTTCCGGTGGTGAGGCGCAGCGCATCCGCCTGGCCACCCAGATCGGTTCCGGCCTGGCGGGCGTGCTCTATGTCCTTGATGAGCCCTCCATCGGTCTGCACCAGCGTGATAACCAGCGGTTGATCGCCACCCTGAAGAAGCTGCGCGACCTGGGCAACACCCTCGTTGTGGTGGAACATGATGAGGACACCATCAAGTCCGCCGACTGGCTGGTCGATATCGGACCCCGGGCCGGTGAGTACGGTGGCGAGGTGGTCTACCAGGGTGAACCCAAGGGCATTCTCACGGCAGAAAACTCCCTGACCGGCGCCTACCTTTCCGGGCGCCGCACTCTCGGTGTGCCGGAGAACCGCCGTGAGATCGACCCCGAACGGGTGCTCAAGGTAGTGGGTGCCCGCGAGAATAACCTCCGCGACATCGATGTCACTCTGCCCCTGGGTGTGTTGACCTGTGTCACCGGTGTCTCCGGCTCCGGCAAGTCCACCCTGATCAATCAGATCCTGGCCAAGCAGCTGGCCAACACCCTCAACCGGGCCCGCCAGGTCCCCGGACGCGCCAAGCGGGTCGAGGGCCTGGACCACCTGGACAAACTGGTGCAGGTGGACCAGTCACCGATCGGGCGCACCCCGCGTTCCAACCCCGCCACCTACACCGGTGTCTTCGACAAGATCCGCAACCTCTTCGCCGAAACCAGCGAAGCCAAGGTGCGTGGCTACAAGGCGGGGCGTTTCTCCTTCAACATCAAGGGTGGGCGCTGTGAGGCCTGCCGGGGTGACGGCACCATCAAGATCGAGATGAACTTCCTGCCGGACGTCTACGTCCCCTGCGAGGTCTGCAACGGTGCCCGCTACAACCGCGAAACCCTCGAGGTCCGTTACAAGGGCAAGAGCATCGCCGAAGTCCTCGACATGCCCATCTCTGAAGCTGCCGGGTTCTTCGAACCGATCAGCTCCATCCACCGCTACCTGGCCACGCTTGTCGACGTCGGTTTGGGCTATGTCCGCCTGGGGCAGGCGGCCACCACGCTCTCCGGCGGTGAGGCGCAGCGCGTCAAGCTCGCAGCTGAACTGCAGAAGCGTTCCAATGGCCGCACCATCTACATCCTTGATGAACCGACCACCGGCCTGCACTTCGAGGACATCCGTAAACTGATGCTGGTCATCCAGGGACTGGTGGACAAGGGCAACTCCGTCCTGGTCATCGAGCACAACCTGGACGTGATCAAGTCCGCTGACTGGGTCGTGGATATGGGGCCGGAGGGTGGTTCCGGTGGTGGCACCGTCGTCGCGGAGGGCACCCCGGAGCAGGTCGCCGAGGTGGAGGGCTCCTACACCGGTAGCTTCCTCAAGGAGATGCTCGCTCGCTGA
- a CDS encoding universal stress protein yields the protein MSETYEKIVVGTDGSKSSLLAVERAAKIAAAFDATLIVGVAFYESKEDASKTLRQDSVTVLGDEVAKENLAAAAAHAKQFGVSKIETAVRPGTPVQALMSIVTDNNADLLVVGNRGINSLTGRLLGSVPADVARQSDCDVMIVHTVN from the coding sequence ATGAGCGAGACTTACGAAAAGATTGTTGTCGGTACCGACGGCTCCAAGTCCTCCCTGCTGGCGGTAGAGCGCGCCGCCAAGATTGCCGCCGCTTTTGACGCAACCCTCATCGTTGGCGTGGCATTCTACGAGTCCAAGGAGGATGCCTCCAAGACTCTGCGTCAGGACTCGGTCACCGTCCTCGGCGATGAGGTGGCCAAGGAGAACCTGGCGGCCGCTGCAGCTCACGCCAAGCAGTTCGGCGTGAGCAAGATCGAGACTGCGGTTCGCCCCGGTACTCCCGTCCAGGCACTGATGTCCATCGTCACCGACAACAATGCTGATCTTCTCGTGGTGGGCAACCGTGGCATCAACTCCCTGACCGGCCGTCTGTTGGGCTCTGTCCCGGCTGATGTCGCCCGCCAGTCTGACTGTGACGTGATGATCGTCCACACCGTCAACTAA
- a CDS encoding cation diffusion facilitator family transporter gives MSTAARGKRPTLPEAQKWAVRRGTLLAWWTLAYLAVDTAVLFLIKGNSQAMQAAWIQDLLGMIPPLAFLIGMRIARKRATADHPYGFAQAMDIAHLISGTALLGFGGFLLYQSAMTLLQGERPDIGMFSLLSFDIWQGWVMIAFMFITLFPPLILGRLKMKPAKLLHNKALFADAQMNKADWMAGLATIMGITGIGLGFWWADAIAAAIISLDILADGFKNLRGSLTSMVEAVPKSLGTTEPHPVPALVNMRLAELPWVREVGNRTREEGQYFHVDAYVVPHHPEQITATELMKAREICRNLHWKIKDVSLIPVTELSPLLRVDRATREDAEHSEL, from the coding sequence ATGAGCACTGCCGCACGAGGCAAGCGCCCCACCCTGCCGGAGGCTCAGAAGTGGGCCGTCCGGCGGGGCACCCTACTGGCCTGGTGGACCCTCGCCTACCTCGCAGTGGACACCGCCGTCCTGTTCCTGATCAAGGGCAACTCACAGGCCATGCAGGCCGCCTGGATCCAGGACCTGCTGGGCATGATCCCACCCCTGGCCTTTCTCATCGGTATGCGGATAGCGCGGAAAAGAGCCACCGCAGACCACCCCTATGGCTTCGCCCAAGCCATGGACATCGCCCACCTGATCTCCGGAACCGCACTCCTGGGCTTCGGTGGTTTTCTCCTCTATCAGTCAGCCATGACGCTGCTGCAGGGCGAGCGCCCCGATATCGGCATGTTCTCCCTCCTCAGCTTCGATATCTGGCAGGGCTGGGTCATGATCGCCTTCATGTTCATCACCCTCTTCCCGCCCCTGATTCTGGGCCGGTTGAAGATGAAACCGGCGAAACTGCTGCACAATAAGGCCCTTTTTGCCGACGCCCAGATGAACAAGGCCGACTGGATGGCCGGGCTGGCCACGATCATGGGGATCACCGGCATCGGCCTGGGGTTCTGGTGGGCTGATGCGATCGCCGCGGCCATCATCTCCCTGGACATCCTGGCGGATGGCTTCAAAAATCTCCGGGGCTCGCTGACCTCCATGGTGGAAGCCGTCCCCAAGAGCCTGGGAACCACAGAGCCCCACCCCGTGCCGGCCCTGGTCAATATGCGTCTGGCCGAGCTGCCCTGGGTTCGTGAGGTGGGCAACCGGACCCGCGAAGAAGGACAGTACTTCCATGTCGATGCCTATGTGGTTCCCCATCACCCCGAGCAGATCACCGCCACAGAACTGATGAAGGCACGGGAGATCTGTCGCAACCTGCATTGGAAGATCAAGGATGTTTCCCTCATCCCGGTCACGGAACTATCCCCCCTGCTGCGGGTGGACAGGGCCACTCGTGAGGATGCGGAGCATTCCGAGCTCTGA
- a CDS encoding DoxX family protein, which translates to MIRKIARPMLASVYVLDGADTLLNTDAHVEGTETLLKRVRSVLPRRYAKKLPRDPELVTRVVGGTKVGAGSLLALGKAPRFSAATLALLTAPTILARHAFWETQDKEEKQARRNGFITNIALLGGLAITSVDTAGKPGLKWRATKAAEVANKKVHAALPTKSETEKTTEQLTGTAQEWLDDASTKVGEYAHKAQDYYEDNKEDWLTTAQVGAAKVGEYAHLAQDYWKGNKDDWLTAAQDNAKTARSGAVKAATKAQERANTALARAEDASGRAKKRADKEAGKFQERADQAIARAQRKIGDLQG; encoded by the coding sequence ATGATCCGTAAAATCGCCCGTCCGATGCTCGCCTCCGTCTACGTCCTCGATGGTGCAGACACCCTGCTCAACACCGATGCCCATGTCGAGGGCACTGAAACCCTCCTCAAGCGGGTTCGCTCCGTTCTCCCCCGCCGCTATGCCAAGAAGCTTCCCCGGGATCCGGAGCTGGTGACCCGCGTGGTTGGTGGCACCAAGGTCGGCGCCGGCTCCCTGCTGGCCCTGGGCAAGGCACCGCGTTTCTCAGCCGCCACCCTGGCACTGCTGACCGCCCCGACCATCCTGGCCCGCCATGCTTTCTGGGAGACCCAGGACAAGGAGGAGAAGCAGGCCCGCCGCAACGGTTTCATCACCAATATCGCCCTGCTGGGCGGCCTGGCCATCACCAGTGTGGACACCGCCGGCAAGCCCGGTCTGAAGTGGCGTGCCACCAAGGCCGCCGAGGTGGCCAACAAGAAGGTCCATGCTGCCCTGCCGACCAAGTCTGAGACGGAGAAGACCACCGAGCAGCTCACCGGCACCGCCCAGGAATGGCTCGATGATGCCTCCACCAAGGTTGGGGAGTACGCCCACAAGGCCCAGGACTACTACGAGGACAACAAGGAAGACTGGCTGACCACCGCGCAGGTCGGTGCCGCCAAGGTTGGGGAGTACGCCCACCTGGCCCAGGATTATTGGAAGGGCAACAAGGACGATTGGCTGACCGCCGCCCAGGACAACGCCAAGACCGCCCGTTCCGGTGCCGTGAAGGCCGCCACCAAGGCCCAGGAGCGTGCCAACACGGCACTGGCTCGCGCCGAGGATGCCAGCGGTCGCGCGAAGAAGCGCGCTGATAAGGAGGCCGGCAAGTTCCAGGAACGTGCCGACCAGGCCATCGCCCGCGCCCAGCGCAAGATCGGTGACCTGCAGGGCTGA
- a CDS encoding alpha-amylase family protein — protein sequence MDWSEHAIFWHIYPLGFCGAPIREPDAQPQPRLRTLLNWLDYAVELGINGLLLGPVCHSQTHGYDVLDQLKIDPRLGGVEDFDELLREAKQRGLRIVMDGVFSHVGDQHPDLLQALAEGPDSEKAARFDIDWKAEGGPKPRVFEGHEGLVRLNHADPGTRDHAVEVLNYWLERGIDGWRLDAAYSVDPGFWDEVLPRVRAEHPDVWFLGEVIHGDYSAFSWDAKMDSITQYELWKGIWSSIKENNLYELDHTLQRHDEFLESFVPQTFIGNHDVTRITSTLGVEGAVTALAILMTIGGVPSIYAGDEQGYTGIKREQVGGDDEVRPAFPEHPSELSELGADIFRAHKELIGLRRRNSWLHDSMLKMHDLSNTTCRYQVVGTDSSEVLDVSINLKPGKGQPRVVIRDHQGGVLWKQKAPKK from the coding sequence GTGGACTGGAGCGAGCACGCAATTTTCTGGCACATCTACCCGCTCGGCTTTTGTGGCGCACCCATCCGTGAACCCGATGCCCAGCCCCAGCCGCGGTTGCGCACTCTGCTGAACTGGCTCGACTATGCCGTGGAACTGGGCATCAATGGGCTGCTGTTAGGGCCGGTCTGTCACTCCCAGACCCACGGTTATGATGTGCTCGACCAGCTCAAGATCGACCCCCGTCTGGGCGGTGTGGAGGACTTTGATGAACTGCTCCGCGAAGCCAAACAGCGTGGACTGCGCATCGTGATGGACGGGGTTTTCAGCCATGTCGGTGACCAGCACCCCGACCTGCTGCAGGCCCTTGCCGAAGGGCCCGACAGTGAAAAAGCCGCCCGCTTCGACATTGACTGGAAAGCTGAAGGTGGGCCGAAGCCGCGGGTCTTTGAGGGACATGAGGGCCTGGTACGCCTCAACCATGCTGACCCCGGCACCCGTGACCATGCGGTTGAGGTTCTCAATTATTGGCTGGAACGTGGAATTGACGGTTGGCGGCTGGATGCCGCCTACTCGGTGGATCCCGGATTCTGGGATGAGGTGCTGCCCAGGGTGCGTGCGGAACATCCAGATGTCTGGTTCCTCGGTGAGGTCATCCACGGGGACTACTCCGCGTTCAGTTGGGACGCCAAGATGGATTCCATCACCCAATATGAGCTGTGGAAGGGGATCTGGTCCTCGATCAAGGAGAATAACCTCTACGAACTGGACCACACCCTGCAGCGCCATGACGAGTTCCTGGAGTCCTTCGTGCCGCAGACCTTCATCGGCAATCATGACGTCACCCGGATCACCAGCACCCTCGGGGTGGAGGGCGCGGTGACCGCACTGGCCATCCTGATGACCATCGGTGGGGTGCCCTCCATCTACGCCGGGGACGAACAGGGCTACACGGGCATCAAACGTGAGCAGGTCGGTGGGGATGATGAGGTGCGCCCAGCCTTCCCCGAGCATCCCTCGGAGCTGAGTGAACTGGGGGCTGATATTTTCCGGGCGCACAAGGAACTGATCGGGCTGCGCCGCCGCAACTCCTGGCTCCATGACTCCATGCTGAAAATGCACGACCTGAGCAACACCACCTGCCGCTACCAGGTGGTGGGCACGGACAGTTCTGAGGTACTCGACGTCTCCATCAACCTCAAGCCCGGCAAGGGCCAGCCGCGGGTGGTCATCCGAGATCATCAGGGTGGGGTGTTGTGGAAGCAGAAGGCCCCCAAGAAATAA
- a CDS encoding HelD family protein — MAAEDELKVEQEYIDDLFARLDDEVTQANARLQEVMLRVDPSNPDPEALVQRETEYHGLNARLDRLNIAQLGLVFGRIDVATDDMENPVPGSPGLDRRYIGRMGLLDREDGYRTLLLDWRADQARPFYLATTANPEGVHVRRHIRTQGRKVLGVDDEFLAGESAGVERTGVGSESALYRAMQQARSGHMRNIVETIQREQDQIIRDATRGVMVVQGGPGTGKTAVALHRVAYLLYTHRDQLAKTGVLIIGPNRTFLDYISRVLPELGETGVVLSTLGEFYPGVSGTAPESLLAREIKGSAEMVEILREAVKDRQVLPDSPVELRVDSLTLLVDVAMVKAARTRARRSRQPHNDARKIFREHLLEQLAQQLAQKIGADPLGGKNLLSRADIDQLHDDLAEEYAVADLLDEFWPELEPTEVLRGLLEDQEAIARAAHDYDEETQAALYREPGSRWTPSDAALLDELAVLIGIPDPEQARAAAEAAHRELIEDAQDALDILSSSDSTDNDDDQYEAEILSAHDVIDAETLAQRQEVRDIRSTADRARLDHTWAYGHVIIDEAQELSPMDWRMVMRRSPSRWMTLVGDTAQTGSPAGVDSWEEALEPYVKTRFRHHELSVNYRTPAEIMVVANQILARIDPTAQPATAIRESGVQPEQLPADHDPWEVAARRLAEDAERLVAIILPQDHNHARSKGADPAIQVLGVNDIKGLEFDHVIVVDPLGIIEQSPQGWQDLYVAVTRATQTLSLIGEIPQPAE, encoded by the coding sequence TTGGCCGCGGAGGATGAACTGAAGGTCGAGCAAGAATATATCGATGACCTTTTCGCCCGACTCGATGATGAGGTGACCCAGGCGAACGCCCGCCTGCAGGAAGTGATGCTGCGGGTCGACCCCTCCAACCCGGACCCTGAGGCGCTGGTTCAGCGCGAGACCGAATACCACGGACTGAACGCCCGCCTGGACCGTCTCAATATCGCCCAGCTGGGACTGGTCTTCGGCCGCATCGATGTGGCAACCGATGATATGGAGAACCCGGTACCTGGCAGTCCTGGCCTGGATCGTCGTTATATCGGCCGCATGGGGCTGCTGGACCGGGAGGACGGTTACCGCACTCTCCTGCTGGACTGGCGTGCCGATCAGGCCCGCCCCTTCTACCTGGCGACCACCGCGAACCCGGAAGGTGTGCATGTCCGCCGCCATATCCGCACCCAGGGCCGCAAGGTGCTCGGGGTCGATGATGAGTTCCTCGCCGGTGAGTCCGCCGGGGTGGAACGCACCGGGGTGGGTTCGGAGTCCGCGCTCTACCGCGCCATGCAGCAGGCTCGTTCGGGGCATATGCGCAATATCGTGGAGACCATCCAGCGTGAGCAGGACCAGATCATCCGTGACGCCACCCGCGGCGTGATGGTGGTTCAGGGTGGCCCAGGCACCGGTAAAACGGCGGTTGCTCTGCATCGTGTGGCTTACCTGCTCTACACCCACCGCGATCAGCTGGCCAAGACCGGTGTGCTGATCATCGGCCCGAACCGTACTTTCCTGGACTACATCTCCCGGGTCCTGCCGGAACTCGGTGAAACCGGCGTGGTGCTCTCCACCCTCGGCGAGTTCTACCCCGGGGTGTCCGGTACCGCCCCGGAATCCCTGCTGGCCCGGGAAATCAAGGGTTCAGCGGAGATGGTGGAGATCCTGCGTGAGGCGGTGAAGGACCGTCAGGTGCTCCCCGATTCCCCGGTGGAGCTGCGGGTGGATTCCCTCACCCTGCTGGTCGACGTCGCGATGGTCAAGGCCGCACGCACCCGTGCGCGCCGTTCCCGCCAGCCCCACAATGACGCCCGGAAGATCTTCCGGGAACACCTCCTGGAGCAGCTGGCCCAGCAGCTGGCCCAGAAGATCGGCGCGGATCCCCTGGGCGGGAAGAACCTGCTCAGCCGGGCTGATATCGATCAGCTCCACGATGACCTCGCCGAGGAGTACGCCGTGGCCGACCTGCTCGATGAGTTCTGGCCTGAGCTGGAACCCACCGAGGTGCTGCGCGGACTGCTGGAGGATCAGGAGGCGATCGCCCGGGCCGCCCACGACTATGACGAGGAGACCCAGGCGGCACTCTACCGGGAACCCGGTTCCAGATGGACCCCCTCGGATGCCGCTCTCCTGGATGAACTGGCGGTGCTGATCGGCATCCCCGACCCGGAGCAGGCCCGGGCCGCCGCCGAGGCGGCACACCGTGAACTGATCGAGGATGCCCAGGATGCCCTGGATATCCTGAGCAGTTCAGACTCCACCGATAATGATGATGATCAATATGAGGCTGAGATTCTTTCCGCCCATGACGTCATCGATGCCGAGACCCTGGCCCAGCGTCAGGAGGTGCGCGATATTCGTTCCACCGCGGACCGCGCCCGGTTGGATCACACCTGGGCTTATGGCCATGTGATCATCGATGAAGCCCAGGAGCTCAGCCCCATGGACTGGCGGATGGTGATGCGTCGCAGCCCCTCCCGCTGGATGACACTGGTGGGCGACACCGCCCAGACCGGCTCCCCCGCCGGGGTTGATTCCTGGGAGGAGGCGCTGGAACCTTATGTGAAGACCCGTTTCCGCCATCATGAGCTGAGCGTGAACTACCGCACCCCCGCTGAGATCATGGTCGTGGCAAACCAGATCCTGGCCCGGATCGACCCAACAGCCCAGCCGGCCACCGCGATCCGGGAGTCCGGTGTCCAGCCGGAACAGCTGCCTGCCGACCATGATCCCTGGGAGGTGGCCGCCCGTCGTCTGGCCGAGGATGCAGAGCGACTGGTGGCGATCATCCTGCCCCAGGACCACAACCATGCCCGGTCTAAGGGGGCGGACCCTGCGATCCAGGTACTCGGGGTCAATGACATCAAGGGCCTGGAGTTCGACCATGTCATCGTGGTGGATCCCCTGGGCATCATCGAGCAGAGCCCCCAGGGTTGGCAGGACCTCTATGTCGCGGTCACCCGTGCCACCCAGACCTTGAGCCTGATCGGGGAGATCCCCCAACCCGCGGAATAG